From the genome of Bacteroidales bacterium:
AATATCAACTCTCCAGACCCAATCACCTGGTGAAGGACACTCATCACAATATTCAGGGGCCCAATAAATATAAACAGTTGCCTGTGCATTAGCATTTTGCATTCCGGTAAAAATCAAGGCAATTATGATGATCAGGATACTAATAAATTTTTTCATATTAATTGGTTTTTAAAGTTATTAATTTTTTAAATGTGATTTAAATTAGACAGGCAATAATATATTTTTTATTTGGGACGGCAAGTCCCCTATGGCGGATGACTGCCTTTAATTTAAGGTGATAAATTGAAGATTTAAGATTATGCCTGGGACTCCAAAAAGCTTATGGCCGTGTTTGTAAGTGGTCATTGGGATAATATTTTTTCCCTTGAACATGAACTTGGCAAATACAACTATTAATCGGAATAATATCGAATTGAAATAGATATTTTCGCGAAAAAGATATTAACTCTTTAAGTATATGAGGTGGATTGTAAAATATTCTGTTAAGAATATGATATTATGGATTTTAAATTGGTAAATAGCATGGAGGAATACGAGGCGGATACGCTTTCTTCCTATGGGATCACAACTAAGCCTAGCAGTATAAGTTTTGATTATAACAGAAGACTTTGAAATAATAAATTACCAGGGCTAAAGAAGCGTAAATACCAGCCGGTGTTTGACCAGAACGTCAAAATCTAATTACCGTCTCCAACTCTGAACAGTGATGAACCATGGCTCTTTCAACGTCGGGGTGCGAAGCAGCATATAATCATTATCTGTAAACGGATTATTCACCTGCACGAATGTAAAACGCAGGGAACTGCGGTTTTCGGGTTCTCCATAAATCCACTCCTCCGTCCCTTTGCTACGGTAAACATAAGCCGGTTTTCCAAAAATGATGTAAATGAGTCCCCGGTCTGTCTTCCATCCTTCAAGATAAGATGTGAAATAAAGGTTTGCTTCCTCTACATTTGAATAGTATTTCTGGATGAGGTTCTTGGCTCTTTCCGGGGTCCTGGCCGTTTTCAGCCAGAAATCATCTACGGCTGCTTTAACATTACTGTTATCTACCAGCGTGTCATATTCCTTGCGGGTTGTGATATAGCGCAGCGGGTCCCTGAGTTGATCGGCCGTGGCAATTTCAGGAAATCCTTCCGGAAAATTATATAAAGTCAATCCTGCCCTGTTAATTGTATCTTTTCTGAAATGGTAAAAGCCGGGCTTATCCAGCATGATCCATCCCGTTTCGCCATTAAATACTGGTATGAGAAAGGCGCTATCCGGTCTGTAATCAAAAACCGGGTCACGGTCTTCGGTATACGGAGGCCGTGCCACAGGAAAATCCCTCTGATAATAACTTACAAAAAGGAATTTAAGGTCAGTCTGATCCGTAATCACTTTGAATTGTTCCCCTTCAGGGATATAATCCTTAAATATCAGTCCACTATTCCGGTTCAATACCAGGAAATTCTGCTTCCCCATCATGGTGCGCTTTTCCAGGTCTACATACCAGGTAGAACCGTCCGGCCTGTTAAAGTCATAAAGTGTTATCTCAAGCAGGTAATTACCGGGGTACTTTACTTTAATATCAAAAGAATGAACGATGCTGGTATTCTTACCATAATTGAGCGAATCACCTGACAACAGGAATGAACTTTGCAGTGCCTCTTTCGATTCGTATCCGGCAGAAAGTTTGTAGCTTAAACGGTAGGAACATGTATAGAGCCCGGTGTATGGGTCTTTTTGATACACCAGGTTACTGAATAATACTTCCACGAAAAGGGTTGAGGTAGAATCAGTATTATGATAAACCCAACTGTTCTGTTCGGTGAATTGCTTTTCAGCCTGGTAGAGATATGCCAGGTTATGCAGGCTAACCTTTTCTGTTGCCTTGCATCCTGCAGCTAAAACCAGCAGGACAGATAGTTTCAATATGATTTTAACTGGACTATTCCTCATCCCCGGGTAATAATTTTTCAGATAAAGATTTTTCAGTTTTAATACCGAGTTCTTTAAGCTTTTCTGCCTGCCTGACCAGGTTTCCCTTACCGCTTGTCAGCTTCTTATGGGCATCCTGGTAAGTATGCTGCAGCGAGTCGATCTGCCCTCCGATCTTTTCCAGGTCGCCAATGAAGTTCACAAACTTATCGTAGAGGCTGGTGCCCTGCCTGGCTATATCCATGGCATTCTGGGTTTGTTTTTCATGTTTCCAGATCGATTCAACTGTTTTCAGGGTAGCCAGTAACGTAGTCGGGCTGACCATCACGATCCGGCGCTGCCAGGCATAATTAAACAATTCAGGATCATGTTGAAGAGCAAGGCTGAAAGCCGATTCCAGCGGCATGAACAGCAATACAAAATCGGGTGAATCCAAGGTGATGGCAGCAGTGTAGCTTTTTTCACTCAAACCTTTAATGTGATCACGGACAGAATCGACATGTGCTTTTTGCCAGCGGTCCTTGTCGTTTTCATCAGTGCTGTTCACAAACCGGTCATAGGCAATAAGCGACACTTTTGAGTCGATAATGATGTGTTTTTTTTCAGGAAGCCTGATTACGACATCGGGTCTGAGAATGGTTCCTTCTTCAGAGCGGTCGGTATATTGGTTAAAATATTCTTTTCCTTTTTCCAGGCCTGATTGTTCAAGGATCCGGTCAAGGATCATTTCGCCCCAGTTTCCCATCTTCTTGGAATCCGATTTCAGTGCGCGTGTCAGGTTATTCGCCTCTTCGCTGATGCGGGAATTTAATTCATGAAGATTTTTAATTGCTTCGCGAAGTTGAGTTTGCTCAATTAATCCTTTCTCATAAGTATCATCAACTTTTTTCTCAAATTTCTCGATCTTTTCTTTCAGCGGTACCAATATGTCACTGATTTTTTTTTGATTCAGGCTGGTAAATTCATTGGAGTTCTCTCTTAAAATTTTGTGGGCGATATTTTGGAACTCGGTTGTAAATTTCTTGTTAAGTTCTTCCAGTTCAGCTTTCTGGGTATTCAATTTTTCACGGATATTATCATATTCGACTCCCTGCCTGGCCAGGCTAATTGCTATTTCCTTGTTGGCCTCCCGCTCCGAGCTGAGTTCCAGCAATAATTTCTGGTTGTCCCCCTGGAGCGACAATAATCTATCCTGCAGAATACCTGACTCTTTGTCAAGTTTAGCTATTTCTTCCTGAAGAGCAGCCCTGAGACTGGCTGCACGGCCCCGCATAATCAGAAAAGCCAGGACTGCCCCCATTAAAAACGATAAAACAATGTATAAAATCAACATGATCAATTTTTTGATAAAGTTAAATAAAACGGCTTGGCTTAGCTTTTGAAAATGGAGGAATTTTACCTAAATTTACGGACAAACATCCGGAAGATGAAAAAGCTGCTACTAATTGATCCTACTCTCCTGTTTTTCTTCATTTTAATGATTAACCCTACATTTTCCCAAAGTTATACCCCCGCACATCCATATAGTGAGCCAAAATTACTCCAGGATTTCCTTTGTTCCGAAGTAACTTACCCGGACAAAGCCTTAGATCAAGGAATAGAAGGGAAAGTAGTACTGTCCTTCGTCGTCGGCAAAGATGGCAGTATCAGCCAGGTCAGGGTTAAAGAATCAGCCGGCCCGGAATTAGATGCTGAAGCCAGGCGGCTTTTTAGTTTATTGTTATGGGAACCTGCCGTTAGTTTTGGCCAGCCAGTAGCTTCAGAAATCGAATTTCCTATCAATTTCAATATTAAAAAATATAATAAACATTGTAAAGCAAGGGGCTATACAACCCCTGATTATCCATTCTATCCCATTGATTCTTCAAATGTTGTCTTTGATTACCCGGAGGTCGACAAGAAACCTTATCCGATTTTCGATGAAAAGGGAATGAACCTGGCATCATTTATCGCAAAAAGCATCAAATATCCGGAGGTTGCATATAAGCAGAGCCTTTCCGGAAAAGTAACCTTGCAATTTGTCGTTGAGCTTCATGGACGGGTCTCCAATATCAAAGTTGTGGAAGCGGTGGGTGGAGGTTGCACCCAGGAGGCGATCCGGCTGCTCCAGATGATCCGTTGGATGCCAGGAATAAAAAATGACACAGCGGTGAGGACTTTTATGAAACTCGACATTGAATTTAAACTGGCTGAGAATTCCGACATGGAGATGTTTGAGAACAACCAGATGAATTCAAACTAAGTTTACCTCAGCCGGTCCACGGAACGGACCAATTTTTCATCCTTCATGATATACCTGTTGGCCAGGATAAGGAATATCAGCGAGATCAGCGGAAAATAGATTCCAGCCTCATCAAGGTAATCGGGAGATGCAAGCAGGTTTCTTTCGATAATACTTGCATAAACGAAAAATACCAGTGCAATGAGGACTATTTCGAGAAGTATAGCCAGCCTGACAAGCTTGGCCTGCCGGACCCTGTTTTTATAAAGAAAAACACAGATCAGCGACAGGGCAGCTACCAGGATATTCAACAACAATAAAGGGAAAGTCGTCATGAATGAGAACTGGGAGGCTTCCCCCGGAACCATGTTTTTTAATCCATAAATATAGAATTTATAGGCTGTGAGATTGGAATAGATGCCGGCCAGCGGGTAAAAGAACAAAGCCACGGCAGCCAGGAATGCCAGCAGCAGGAAGATTGATTGGATGCGTTGTATCATGGAAGTGTAATTAAAAATTAAAAATTAAAAATTAAAAATTTTTAATGCAAATATAAAAACATAAAACACAGTTACGGATAGCCAAAAGCTTGTTATTTTTGTCGGAAGGCCAATTCCGGTGATCCATGCCTGCTGGTCTGAAAACCTATGTACCCACGCATCAGTGATTTGATCAAAGATCTCTTAGGAACAGACATTAGCCTGCCAGTACAGACTTACGGTTTTTTCGTGGCACTGGCATTCATTTTTGCCGGTTGGGTGGTTTATATTGAATTAAGAAGAAAAGAACGGGAAAGTATCATATTACCGCATGAAAAGATCCGGATTGAAGGGAAACCGGCATCTATCCAATTATTAGCAATAAATGCTGTAATTAGTTTTTTTATCGGTTATAAGTTAGTGGGAGTGCTACTTAATTATTCTGAATTTGCAGACAGCCCGCAAAAGTTCATTTTTTCTTCCCAGGGAAGCTGGTGGGGAGGAATTTTATTGGCCATTGCCATAACCTTATGGACTTATTTCGAAAAACAAAAGAAAAAAACCGCTAAACCTATAGAGGTCAGGGAATTGATCCATCCGAGGCAGCTGACGGGCAATATCATACTCGTCGCAGCCGTGTCCGGCATTATCGGGGCCAAGCTTTTTGATGTCATTGAGCACCTGGACCTGTT
Proteins encoded in this window:
- a CDS encoding GWxTD domain-containing protein gives rise to the protein MRNSPVKIILKLSVLLVLAAGCKATEKVSLHNLAYLYQAEKQFTEQNSWVYHNTDSTSTLFVEVLFSNLVYQKDPYTGLYTCSYRLSYKLSAGYESKEALQSSFLLSGDSLNYGKNTSIVHSFDIKVKYPGNYLLEITLYDFNRPDGSTWYVDLEKRTMMGKQNFLVLNRNSGLIFKDYIPEGEQFKVITDQTDLKFLFVSYYQRDFPVARPPYTEDRDPVFDYRPDSAFLIPVFNGETGWIMLDKPGFYHFRKDTINRAGLTLYNFPEGFPEIATADQLRDPLRYITTRKEYDTLVDNSNVKAAVDDFWLKTARTPERAKNLIQKYYSNVEEANLYFTSYLEGWKTDRGLIYIIFGKPAYVYRSKGTEEWIYGEPENRSSLRFTFVQVNNPFTDNDYMLLRTPTLKEPWFITVQSWRR
- the rmuC gene encoding DNA recombination protein RmuC → MLILYIVLSFLMGAVLAFLIMRGRAASLRAALQEEIAKLDKESGILQDRLLSLQGDNQKLLLELSSEREANKEIAISLARQGVEYDNIREKLNTQKAELEELNKKFTTEFQNIAHKILRENSNEFTSLNQKKISDILVPLKEKIEKFEKKVDDTYEKGLIEQTQLREAIKNLHELNSRISEEANNLTRALKSDSKKMGNWGEMILDRILEQSGLEKGKEYFNQYTDRSEEGTILRPDVVIRLPEKKHIIIDSKVSLIAYDRFVNSTDENDKDRWQKAHVDSVRDHIKGLSEKSYTAAITLDSPDFVLLFMPLESAFSLALQHDPELFNYAWQRRIVMVSPTTLLATLKTVESIWKHEKQTQNAMDIARQGTSLYDKFVNFIGDLEKIGGQIDSLQHTYQDAHKKLTSGKGNLVRQAEKLKELGIKTEKSLSEKLLPGDEE
- a CDS encoding energy transducer TonB, which produces MKKLLLIDPTLLFFFILMINPTFSQSYTPAHPYSEPKLLQDFLCSEVTYPDKALDQGIEGKVVLSFVVGKDGSISQVRVKESAGPELDAEARRLFSLLLWEPAVSFGQPVASEIEFPINFNIKKYNKHCKARGYTTPDYPFYPIDSSNVVFDYPEVDKKPYPIFDEKGMNLASFIAKSIKYPEVAYKQSLSGKVTLQFVVELHGRVSNIKVVEAVGGGCTQEAIRLLQMIRWMPGIKNDTAVRTFMKLDIEFKLAENSDMEMFENNQMNSN
- a CDS encoding DUF4293 domain-containing protein, with the translated sequence MIQRIQSIFLLLAFLAAVALFFYPLAGIYSNLTAYKFYIYGLKNMVPGEASQFSFMTTFPLLLLNILVAALSLICVFLYKNRVRQAKLVRLAILLEIVLIALVFFVYASIIERNLLASPDYLDEAGIYFPLISLIFLILANRYIMKDEKLVRSVDRLR